The DNA segment ggggttgaattttgcaaaatcccgtcttaagCTAAGCTAAGTAACGGACGCATCGTACGAAACACATCGTATCGGATGTGCGATGCGTACGATGCGGACAGgtggacgcttagctttagtgagcacctacgttctaaaactAATTTCTGAgagtcgtgatgagtgagtcagtcagtgacctttcgcttttatctAAACAAATAAGTGTGAAAAATCCGTAATTGAGtttcaattaaaagtaaaaatataccTTTGTAAATACAACTAGCTCGGTCATAATATGCTGGATACATTTATTCATCTCATGGGCGCTCTCTTTCAGCAAGTTTATCTCGTGTTCATCAGTTAGAATGCTCTGAACGAAGTCCACGTTTTGCTTCTCTCGGTATAGGCACTTTGTTAGTCTATGAACGCAAAAGACACAATTAACAGTTACACTTATTTACTAACGTACTAGGTATATTCTCCCATCAAAATCCTATAGGTAACAGTGATTCTTAACCTGTGTGGAGCATTAAGTATGGGGGTCCTCAGCCTTATGGACCATTTACAGTCACAAAGGCCATCAAAAGCCTCATAATCGTTATGCACGccatgtttttttaattgtgCTTGATTTCCGAAGGGGACCGTGGACAAAAAAGGTTTAGAAACGCCGTCCTAATGCcctataagtaggtaagtatatttGATTGGAGTTGTTTTATAGTTATACTCACCCCAAAGCGTCCAAACCCAGTTGGCACACAATGACATACGCCATCCCTGACACTCCTCCATCCCCAACTAGCATTGCATGATTCAGCGCTCCCAAAAGCAGGACAAACCAGTTCTTCAAGACCTCAGTAAGCAACATGGCTGTACTGCCCCGCAGCGCCAGGTTATCTGGCTGGTAGGAGACTAAAGCGTGCAGCACTAAAGCGCTGGATATCACGCTCTTTGGGTTCGTGTTGATGCTTGAGACTAAGGAGTTCAAGCAGGCTAACAGCTGCTCAGCGCTGTAAGCGCTTTGGTTGGATAAGGGTGGAGTGGTCTCGTTGGCGCTGACTCTGTAATGATAATGAAAGTTCGTCTTCGTTTGTTCATGAGCTTAGACAATACTGGACAGTAAAACTTTGTAAAAGTGTGATGAAAAATGCTGCACACGTAGTGCGGTAGAAGAACTTCCCCTTAGTGTCATAGCAGCCACAAGCTTCTACATCAATCATTATTATCTGAGTTTCTTCTCACCCATGTGCGTACCCAGCTTCTAAGCCAAGGGGGTAGTTTTGGATTTCCGGGGTAGTCTGGCCTAAGGAGATAGTGTGGAGTGTGGACTAGGGGGTCTGGCCCAGTGGATATAATCTGACCCAGGGGTTAGTGTGGCCTAGGGGATCTGGCCCAGTGGGGGAGCCTGACCCGAGGTGTTAGTCTGGCCCGGGAGAAGTTTGGTCCAGGGGGGGCGTCTGGTTAAGAGCAGCAGATCTGATTTTTGGACTGCCCTTTGCTCTATGCCAATGTActctgacatagcccgacggatcagcaagctgaagtggcagtgggcagggcacatagtacgcagaactgacggccgatggggcagcaaggttctggaatggaggtcacgtaccggaaatcgcagcgtgggacgtccacccacaaggtggaccgacgacctgataaaggtagcgggaaggcgctggatgcaggccgctaccaaccgtgggatgttgaagtcattgggggaggcctagtgttcagcagtggacgtcctgtggctgaaatgatgatgatgaagatgatgaatgTACTCACCCATCGAGCAGGTCGCACAAGAAGTGCAAGCACACGTCGACCGCAGCCCGCAGCCCGCTGCCCGCATAGTGCGGTAGCGCACGCATGACCGCCGCCATGGCGTGCGCCGCGTGCCCCTCGCTGAAGAACCGCCGTGAGCACCATAGCAGTCGAACGCATTCTAGGACTGATCTAAAAACATTATACTTATCTCTGAAAGATTTGATGGGTTATAGAGTTGAAACTTAATACAGCTTCACTTTGAAAGGCATGATGAGTAAGATAAGTAAGTAAGTGACATACCTAATGAAATTGGTCCGCGCTGACTTTATTATACCTAAGTGATATAGGGCACACCCACTTATAcaatggtttatttattttttatatttggaaAACCAACAAGATCATAGGTAATACAATAAATGATGAGTGATTATTATTGCTGGTAACTGGTTGTCACGGAAATCGCAAACAATAATATTGCTTGCGACAATATACAATTTGAAGTTTAATCTTACCTGAATAGTAAAAAGTCCAAATTGGATGTGGCTTCGCATAGAAAAACAGTTATATCATTATCGAGGAGATACTCCACCATACGAGATCGTTCAATAGAATTTTTATTATAACGGCTTATTACTTCTACCAAATAACCGCAAGCTTTATTTTGAGCTTCAGTATGGCGAGAAGTTAACAATCGCTTTATATCTGATAAAGCATTGTGTTTTCCACTCGGATTATACGTGCGATTAAAATTAGAATTTACTAACGTGTACATTTTCCGCAAACTTTTGTAAACTATTCAAAAATTCCCGCCATACTCCgactacttttttttttaatttgaacgGACGGAGACGTAGACGATTATAATAAGTAACAtggtaattttatatttatcctaaactatttttattgtactatgtttttaatgttgtgaattttttaatgtaattcatattaattttttttaccaaaaattTTAAACGAGTTTATTAATCTTGTCTGCGTGATCTATACCGTGGTGTACTGGGTGTTGCCAGTTGAGAAGTGATCGTTcccatttttttacaaaaattttgTTTAGCCTTTTCATTCTTTTGTTCCCATATCATCATGCCCTCAACAAACAATTTTCTTCATTATAAATTAACTAATTTTTGAAGACTCCGCATGTGTTTAGTCGGACTATTACcctcttactaataaaaagttacacagttgctgatcactgttttaaaatgacatttccatactaaacgtcactttaaaacattgttcaacgagcgtgtaagttttattagtaagaggGTTAGGGTCCAAAAGTCTTCTTTTGTTAAATAtctatgtttttattaaaatactacaGGTAGGATTGGTatgaaaataacaataaatgttCAATTGTTCATACTTATtgttttaatacctacctaccccaaatcaaacaaaattatcatttttgggGGCAAAATATTTTAAGACTAGTAATCCTGCGCACCGCCGTCAATTCATCTGTCAAAACTGTCATGCTCATCTGGTTATTGCTGTTGTAGTCGAACGTtgggaatatttttttattattttgccttTATTCTTTACTCAGGCAAATTGTAATACGTGTTTATCGTCAGATAATATCATTAAATCTGGTAATCAAAATGGTAAGTTGCTAAATAATTAGGTTTTACTTGTGCATTTCACTGTGTGGTTGACCATGCTGGGACCTTGAATGGAGCCTTTCTACATGGTTGTTTTTCTTCGACAGTCGGTGATGGACTTCTTGAAAGATCTGCCGTCGTATGACGAACATAACTTTACGTTATTTAACACTGATCACGGCATTAGAAACTGTTCGAAAAGGCCGTCAATATACCTGCAAACTAAGGACATACCTTCTGAACAAAGTTGAGTATACGTTTTTTTGTTTCCACTAATCTTATTTGAATACTTTTGCATACTTCCATGTTGAAATCATTAAATTCAGGGTCAGTTCAAAATCACTTGGTAAACATATGAATTGAACAGGTCTAAttagataaatattattttctaattgtAACCTTAACTTGTCTGTATCATTGCTGCTAAtcaaaactttgttttttgcagTTATTGTGACTGAAAAGACGAACATTCTTCTAAGATATTTACATCAGCAATGGGAGAAAAAGgtacataaaatgttttatacaCCAATTTTAATGTAAGAAAAAATATCAGTATTTTCTAAGTACAGTTTGATCTACACAAAACATTTATcatattgtatatttttcagaATAACAATTCTCCAAAGAAGCGTGACCAGACCCACATTGAACAAAACGGAGAAGAGACTCGACCACGCAAGAGGCCCTGTCTCAACTCTCCGCTCAACTGAACCATCCTCGTGCAACGCAGCATACATTGTGCTTCAGTTATAGACTCTACAGTGTACATTTTATATCAACTATAGATCAATCTGTACATTGATTTTATAACCATGGTATCAGAGTTAATGAAATTTATAGTGCCATTTTTGAGTGTCTCGCCATTCGGTTGAATTGGTATCGTAACAGCTAAACTTAAGACATTCTAAATGTAAATTGGCAATGTTTTAAGCTCTCGTTCTCATTCCATAGCAGCAAGCTTTGTATTGCTTTCTAATGGCTTATTTTTACACTATGTTGTTACTGTTTTACTTACTGCCCACACAAGCCAGAAAGTGGTATCTCATTTATAAAATCACTCCTTGGCTTATTAAGGCAGTTTAAGCACCTGACGGTATAAAGTTTTTGATTATAGTGAAGCTCTATTTTCAAATCTTTAAGATGTGTTCAATAATTTAAGCGTTTATCACATATTTCTGCTCTAAAATTTCTTTTCCATTAACTTGATGAATACTGATTTCTTCGTTTTAAGTTCGtccaataaattattcaatttgAAATTTTTGAGATGGATTTATGTTATAACCTGAAGTTGGCTTTTTTGAATTAGTAACTtcaaattaatgttaaactTAATACAATAGtttattaaagtaaatgtgTTACTTACATAACCTTTTCTTtgatgtattattttaaaatagtatttaatactttttttaatacataatggCAATATGAATTACTCAAGAATAAATCAAGTCAGTTGTGAGTAATTATACtgtagtttcatttttataaggTTGAAATGCATATTTAATTAGCTAAAATTAGTGATCGTGTTAATAATATAAGTGCATCTGTTGCAGAAATGCATTTTTGTTTGGCACATATTTTGCAGTTTGAGATGAATTTTGTTGTTATTGGGAACtgaaaaacaatgtttttagtTGTTAACCCCTGACCTCATATGcttgtttttttgtttcttactgAACACTATGAATATTATTAGTTTCTACTAATCTCATCAACTGATTAATGAAAATTGATTGAACAGAAGTGatgtatgtaataaataaatagaaagaaaTAATTCATATCAGTAACTTTACATAAACCTATAGACAGCATTATTAATAATGAACTGGAGAAGTTAATGATTGTCTGAAAGGGATTGTTgattttagtgaaaaaataaaacaccaCATTGActgaaaaataactttattctAGTTATACTTATCTCACAATTTGCAGTAACTGTTCATAAGCTGCAAACAAATGTTAGGTTTTGATGTACCTAATGGaattattcttattttttttagtgaTATCTTACCTAACTATCACCGAATAGTCACTAGACCAAGTTCTCTAAAAAGCTTCTGACATCATTTTCtcaaactatttaactgtctgTTAATACAAATCAATAGTTATAAGTCTAAAAACTATGAGAAATGTAGAGAACTGTCCAAGTTATACAACAATgtattctttaaaataaaaattaagatttATCCAGCTCTGAAGtcgtaattaattatgtaaaaaatatccttaaaacatccaaagttttaacatttattttaatcctTGGCGGGCACTTCAATAACTCGGGGCTTGTCGATGATACGGGCAGTACGGTTGCCCTTCTCAACAATACCAATGATCCAGGCTTGGTAGCCCTCCTGCTTTTCAATATCTTTGCAGTAGGCAGCCGCCTGCTCTCTTGGAAGACAGATGAGGAGCCCGCCAGAAGTCTCTGGGGCATGTCCTTGAAGCAACTGGAACATGTTTCCACATGCCTTGGCCACAGCAGCCATCTTGGCTATAACAGGCAAGTTATGAATAACAAATGAAACCTCATTCTTTTGGTGTGATGCTAAGTTTTGTGCATGGCCAAGTAAACCAAATCCAGTGACGTCAGTAGAACCATGAGCATTGTACTTGTGCATCAACCTGGCAGCAATGCGATTAAGTCTGCTCATAGAATCCATTGCACGATGATACGCTTTTCTTACATCCTCTTCGGACACAACCAACTTGATCCGATTCCAACGCTCAGGCTGGTCTAGCCATTGATGAGCATTTACAGCTACTTGCGTACCCAGGGGCTTCGTCAGTACCAAGACATCGCCCATCACAGCATTATCAGGAACAATATACTCATTGGGTTGGCAAATTGTAGTTGCAACCCCTCCAATGGTGCACCACGGGTTGATGACAGTCTGGCCTCCTGTAACTGAAGTTCCAGCTTCTAGCGCAGAATCCTTAAATCCACGCATTATCAGGGGGATGACGACGTCGCGTTCCTTCTCAGTCATCTTTGTAGACACTCCAAGCAGCATCAACATGTTGTCACATTCAGTTACACCCATCGCGTAAAGGTCGCTCAATACGTTAGCACATGCGATCTTACCCATCATGTAGGGGTCATCGACTAATGGGTAGAAGAAATCGGTTGTTTGGACCAAACAGAGGCCACCGTGCCTTAGCGGCGTCACCGAGCAATCCAAGCCGATGCCGATGCGCGGTATCGCAACATGCATAAATTGGTCTTGGTCCTGTTGAGAGTAGTCCTGTTGCAGCGACTCCACCAGTTTACCCAAAACATCTTGAGGTACCTTGCAGCTTCTTCCTTTTAGATCAGCAAATCGTGTCAAACGAAAACTAGCTTCCAAGTCGTGAGCCACCGGGTCGAATGGCCGACGCAGAGCCAAAGCGTTAGGGTTACCGGCCATCTCTAGTTGTGCCGCAGCTAATGAATCTTGTGCTACACTAGACTGATACGACATattacacaaaaacaaaacaatattatgGTTGGCGTGGAGGTATAACtgactaaaatattaaaagtgcaCACGCCGCCAAATGACGCTTGCAAAATGGCGTCATTTACAAAGAGAAAATGGAAGcacaaattgcattattatctAAAATTCTGATTGGTCGTTAGTAAATGTAAATAACAAAGCTCGCGCTCTGATTGGCTAAAATGACAACCACTTCTACAGTGACAGGAGAAAACATACTGCTGCTGTTTGTAAGTACGTTCCttttcacgatagtaatttaaatttatttaaaaaataatatgtagcaaattattataataattgaaaatgagaagaataatgtaaataaatattaatgttgTGATAAGTTGTATCAAACAATCAAGCTTTTttgattgaaagttatttttttgATATTAGTGTATGTGTACAAGTCGCCATGGCcttcacttaaaaaaaaacaaataaagaccAGCGAGCGGCTCAGCGTCGTATTTTGCTGCGTTGTTATTGGCTGTATAGCAATAAATTTTTGGAAAACCAATCAAATTGTAAGGTCATCGCTCCTCCATTGGACAGATTTTATTACAAACCTTTTTGATTGGTCACAATCTATCAAACTTTGGAATGTAGAATTTTGAAAAGTGGCAGatttttttgaataatttaCGGCAGTTGAATTAATTTTATGTGCTTTCGAAGTTCATGTTTACTGAATAAAACTAATAattgttaaattaaataatgatgatctcgtaaaataattaaaatggcttTAAACAATTGGAAGAAGGTGGAAAACGAAGTTGGTTATCCGTGTTATGTAGAGTGAGTAATAAACTAACACACTTTCACTGATGTTTTGTAAGCATTTCAAGTTTTGTAAGGATAAAGCAatgtaagaaaatatttttaatttattatagtgAAGCGACAGGCAAGCAGCAGTATGACCATCCAGAGTTTCAGAAGATTATTCAATCACTGAAAGAGTatgatgacataaaatatagtgTTTACAAAATTGCTTTCAAGATTACTGCTCTACAAAAACACTTGCGCGGTAagttgaataaattattatacttaaaaatataTGCCTTACGCCTGTGTTAAAAGAGTAGAAAATTCTAGCCAATAATGTGGTGTTTACAAAGTTATGTAAGTTACTTCTTCTTGTTTTCAGTTCCTCCTTTGCGCATAAGTTCAGGCGTGTTCGCACGTCACCAGCTCAGCCTTTCTGAGAGCAGTTTGTCCCTAGACACTGCGGAATTAGAAGCTGTGCTAGCCGACATATACTTTGCAGCAGAGAAGGAAGGCCTCTTTAGCGGGGATGTTGACTTGACTGTGGATTTATTGATCAATTTACTATTGAATGTTTATGACAAGTAAGTATACTACTGAATACTGTTATTGTAAGATTAAGAACTATAGGTACCTAATGGCACTGacgattataataataatatcctcAAAATTTTAAGCAGTGTGTAATTTTGGCTAATAAAATAGCAAAGATATTGTATTTGTCCtatttttggttacaaaatctttttaatgttcaaaatttttatattgatgaagaacaaaataaataaaagaaaaatcttTCTCCATTCAAAATGAAAATCTATCtgcacctacaaacttgaaatttggcaggtaggtttctTATAGAGTGTGGACATCCACTAataacggattttacgaaactccacccctagaAAACGGGGTCCACGAAGTCGCGCTCAAGCGGCCGCTGGATTGAATATTTGTCAAAATagttgatttatttttacagagaCAGAAAAGAGCCTGTCAGAGTTCTAGCCGCCAAAACGCTTCTAATCGTACTGAGTGAGGAGCCAGCGTCCGACAAATGGGCAGCGCTCGCCAACTGTTCTGCAGACCACAACGGGTGCGTCTCGCCGCGACGGTTGTTCGCGTTGTTGACACATATCACTGCGCTGCCAGCGTACCTCGGCTGTGCAGCGGAGAACCTGCAGGCTGACGTGGATGCCTGCTTTGATAAGGTATTGTTGTAACTTACGAGTATCATGATTGAGTTTCAGATTTAAGCTTTTTAAAGCACTAAATGAAAGGCATTCCAACAAATCAGACCAAATGTTAGCACTAACTAGTTGGTACCAACTGTATAGTAAGTAAGGTCCTATAACTTGTTTGTGGGTAAGACAGTGAGTAGTGACGCCAACCGGTGAGCGTTGAAGCGGTAGTAGAACTATCGCATTTGCAGGCACCAGGATGGCGTCACTGAAGAGTAAAGTCCTATCTCTTGTCAGTGGTGccagctaaagcccggtctctgagcaaaagtccaatgaccccaagctacccatccttatcgctcgcgcgtaattatattgctgtcgcgacagtgcgacgggcgcccgcagtgagtgtgcgagcgcgacagcaacataattacgcgcgagcgataagggtgggtagcttggggtcattggacaaaattctatgtgctcggcgaccagactatagtataaGGCTAGGCGAGTGCCTATGTTGTGCTCTGACTTTGTCGCATGCAACATCAcagagagaaagaaagaaaaaaatacagtcaatgtctttctttttttctctcTATGATGTTGCAGAAGAGACAGATGTACTGTTACGGTAACAAAGTCACGCCTGGGTCAAAACTATAGCCCTTATTATGTTAAATATTCCAGAGCGCTGGCATGCTCGGTGTCAGCTCCCGATCAGTGGCGGAGTGGGGCGTGCAACACTGCGCCACAGCGCGCTGGCTGCCGCTTTTACACCGCGTAGTGGTCAGCAGAAACAGCGCTAACGTCAGCGCTACTTGCGCTGCGTGTACGCAGCCTCTTATACAGGTATAACCTTTTTTTTCTTACCCAGGAAAATGTCATAAGAAGCGGCTTGAGTCCACTAAAAACCTGGGTTGTTCCCTCTGCCGCTTAGTGGTTAGTGGTCAGTGTGCTTTTAAACACGTCTTCCTTCCACCACGCCTAGACACCACACTTGAGCGTACCTAGGGTCAACCCTGCCTGGGAAATGCAGCTGCCGCACTGCATTGTATGCTCTACATACCTTATGTTTCTGTTATTTAAACTGTGCATTTATACATGTCTCCTTTCCACTACTTCAGGACACCATAACCTTATGTgtgtgttaataaaataaactgctTTGATAAATCTATCAATGATTGTAATCACACCCACTGTCATTTAGTATTTCCCCAAAATATACTTGAAAAGTAAATGTGTAGAAAAAacattctttttgtttcaggttcTCAAGTTTAAATGCTCCAAATGTCATGAGGTTTACTTCTGTGAGAAATGCTACTTGTATGACAAAGATCTGACGAGTGTTAGTGGGCACAAGAAGACACATTTAGTACATGAAATCCTGGACGGAGAAGTTAGTACACTTTTTAAACTAATTTCAAACAATTTTTGTAAATGATTCAGTATTTTGTTGTCATAAAGTTTTATGTTTTCACGTATAAACCACTAAACCATTTATAACCAGTTTTTGTTAGAGATAGATTAGAACTTGGAAATtacttcatcattatcatcatcatcattcagccacaggacgtccactgctgaacataggcctcccacaatgattttcatatcgcgcggttggtagcggcctgcatcctggcCTGCTACTTATTTTGACTTTTATCTATATTTACCTTCTTTCAGATAAAACCCGCTCAATGCCTAGGCTTCATCAAAGGCATGAAGCGTTTCTTCTTCTGCACCCGGACTAAGAAGAAACAAATATCCAAAAAGGGCTCTAAGAAGAGTATAGATAAGGTCGAAAATCACACGTTGCGGCGTAAGAAGGAGGGTAAACCTGCGATGTTCACGTCAACCGTTGGCAAGGCGTCCGGCAACGGTGGGAATAATCCAGCTTCGTTGCTCCAAGATATCATTAATCAGCTGGAAACGCAGAACAAGTGAGTTTtattgaattaacaatcaaaaGAATTATGTTTAAcaacctctgtggtctagtggatagccagttcctccgtggttgaggattccgggtgaagctcgcttccaccttcggcctgatcatcacttaccatcaggtgagatacaggccaagagcttcctcgttgtggataaaaaaaaagtggtgAATTTCTGAACGATGTAATCTAAACAACTAGCTTTTGGCCGCGATTTGCCCACGTGGATTTATGCCTGTCACTCAGGAATAATTTAGCTCTCAGTAAATATCTATCCACCAGTCATTCCAGTTGAAACTTTCGATGTCACTTGTTGCATAAATAACTCttataataaaatgatgatgatgaaatgactagaaatagaaaacgaattGGAATGAACTTCGACCGTGTTTTGAAATGTTTCAATACAAAATTTCCATTGTGATTTCAGAGCTTTAAAAGATCTTTCAAGTCATCTGAGCAGTATATCCAAGGAACCGCAGGAAGACGAGCTCAAGGCAAAGGTTGACGCGCACTGGGCGCATATATCGACTCAAATTAGCAGGCTGAAGGCGTTACGAGTAAGTATGAAAATTGAGAAATAGGTGCGCTTAGATCTTAACGCCTACCTTAGGGACAGAAGTTGGGTTGCTTAAGTGCAAAAAAGATCGAATCAAGTCAATGTTATTGATCAATTTGATCTATTTTCTGCATAAACTTTGATCATGTATTGGCCTGATACAGGATTTGTTCCAAAATGCTGGATTCTCTTCTTGCCGGGCTAGGAtacgcgccgtgatatactATTATCCATGATTTTAGACGTTAAAATGTATCAGATTAtggcgtaaaatcgataaaatgatgcgataaacgcttatcgcggcgtgCATCCCAGGCCTACCGGTTAGGAAAACTAATTTCCATTGCATTTGTGGTGATAGATATTCTAAAATGTAATTTCTAATCCAGGAAAACCTATCATCATCACCGCCTACCCTTCCTCTCGAATCTCAAAAGACAGAAAAAGTGGAACGTCCTCAAGCGTTCGACCTCTTCAGTCCCATACCAGTCGTCGAGGAAAAGCAGTCAAAAGTCACCGAGAACATGAAAAATCAGCCCCGAGTGTTGAGTCTGGATTCTGGAAACTTCTCCGTGGCTTCCAAACAGACGGATCTGCTGACGGTGTCTGGGGATGCTTTGAAGCCTGTGGTGGTGCATAATACGTGCGATACTATATCTACTGTGTCTATGAATGATATCACGCATTGGTACAATGGTGAGATTTTTTTCTGTCTTAGAGTTAGAAGAACAACATAAAAATAAGATAACAGTTTCAAGCAttgaaattgtttttattcatattattatgcaaAAATCAGTAagttagtctccactgcaggagtatGACCCACTCTAATTTGCCAGAGAAAAAGGAGGAtgaagcctaggcgcagaccatcgatttttcatcGGCCGATAGCTTAGtcgggcatgtatggaagtgcgcacattacaccgatttgatttggccgattctt comes from the Ostrinia nubilalis chromosome 17, ilOstNubi1.1, whole genome shotgun sequence genome and includes:
- the LOC135080263 gene encoding dystrophin-1, giving the protein MALNNWKKVENEVGYPCYVDEATGKQQYDHPEFQKIIQSLKEYDDIKYSVYKIAFKITALQKHLRVPPLRISSGVFARHQLSLSESSLSLDTAELEAVLADIYFAAEKEGLFSGDVDLTVDLLINLLLNVYDKDRKEPVRVLAAKTLLIVLSEEPASDKWAALANCSADHNGCVSPRRLFALLTHITALPAYLGCAAENLQADVDACFDKSAGMLGVSSRSVAEWGVQHCATARWLPLLHRVVVSRNSANVSATCAACTQPLIQVLKFKCSKCHEVYFCEKCYLYDKDLTSVSGHKKTHLVHEILDGEIKPAQCLGFIKGMKRFFFCTRTKKKQISKKGSKKSIDKVENHTLRRKKEGKPAMFTSTVGKASGNGGNNPASLLQDIINQLETQNKALKDLSSHLSSISKEPQEDELKAKVDAHWAHISTQISRLKALRENLSSSPPTLPLESQKTEKVERPQAFDLFSPIPVVEEKQSKVTENMKNQPRVLSLDSGNFSVASKQTDLLTVSGDALKPVVVHNTCDTISTVSMNDITHWYNEQESVMKSQAARLDNNQSISATEQKYAADIRSVASSNDKMKELNADLDTVLDRLQQILTNNFAMDDSCFDNTALRETATEMEGLLGTLIRGVEQRATLNATKGLV
- the LOC135080093 gene encoding DET1- and DDB1-associated protein 1; amino-acid sequence: MSVMDFLKDLPSYDEHNFTLFNTDHGIRNCSKRPSIYLQTKDIPSEQIIVTEKTNILLRYLHQQWEKKNNNSPKKRDQTHIEQNGEETRPRKRPCLNSPLN
- the LOC135080090 gene encoding inactive selenide, water dikinase-like protein, which gives rise to MSYQSSVAQDSLAAAQLEMAGNPNALALRRPFDPVAHDLEASFRLTRFADLKGRSCKVPQDVLGKLVESLQQDYSQQDQDQFMHVAIPRIGIGLDCSVTPLRHGGLCLVQTTDFFYPLVDDPYMMGKIACANVLSDLYAMGVTECDNMLMLLGVSTKMTEKERDVVIPLIMRGFKDSALEAGTSVTGGQTVINPWCTIGGVATTICQPNEYIVPDNAVMGDVLVLTKPLGTQVAVNAHQWLDQPERWNRIKLVVSEEDVRKAYHRAMDSMSRLNRIAARLMHKYNAHGSTDVTGFGLLGHAQNLASHQKNEVSFVIHNLPVIAKMAAVAKACGNMFQLLQGHAPETSGGLLICLPREQAAAYCKDIEKQEGYQAWIIGIVEKGNRTARIIDKPRVIEVPAKD